One window from the genome of Daphnia pulex isolate KAP4 chromosome 9, ASM2113471v1 encodes:
- the LOC124202964 gene encoding zinc transporter 9-like isoform X1, whose translation MSRWLFFSSSCKFISIFAEGKYFPYLGHSFLRLSSKEIPLSWKVFHFSGIHTLKFDWQKFGEKAVITSLTNKESTSALSSKNGMERNFITPVRAMNDFFLKPSDLEILRKTRRRSPYESEPPITVYWLKDVEAKALEVWGSQEALDRERKKKTEELKRYQQYIFSVKRVLKDMRKEPANWSPQGGLMEGSGKVVLTAVAINGCNFLFKMIAWMYTGSHSMFSECLHSLADTVNQLILAYGIHKSSQQSNPDHPYGYSNMRYVASLVSGVGIFCVGAGLSVYHGITGIFNPDPIGSFYWAFFILGGSLVSESATLLVAINSLKKGASKAEMSFWEYVKRGQDPSVNVVLLEDLAAVLGVMVAGSCMAVATHLNSPIPDAIGSLLVGIVLGAVASFIIYSNSAALVGRSIPLSSIQQINSELERDLMIRAVHDVKGIDMGSGLVRYKAEVDFDGRELTRSYLDKQDLEMMLEEVRNMKNINEMEAFMLKHGENIVDLLGAEIDRIENALRKKHPEVRHCDLELL comes from the exons ATGAGCCGGTGGTTATTCTTTTCCAGTTCGTGCAAGTTTATTTCCATATTTGCAG AGGGAAAGTATTTTCCTTACTTAGGTCACAGTTTTTTGCGCCTTTCATCAAAGGAAATACCATTGTCTTGGAAGGTGTTTCATTTTAGTGGTATTCAtactttaaaatttgattggcAGAAGTTTGGAGAAAAGGCAGTAATAACATCATTGACTAACAAAGAATCTACCTCTG cattaagttcaaaaaatggaatggaaagaaatttcattACTCCTGTCAGAGCaatgaatgattttttcttaaagcCAAGTGATTTAGAGATTTTGAGGAAAACAAGACGCAGATCTCCTTATGAAAGTGAACCACCAATAact gtATATTGGCTGAAAGATGTGGAAgcaaa AGCGTTAGAAGTATGGGGCAGTCAAGAAGCTCTAgaccgtgaaagaaaaaagaagacagaAGAACTAAAGAGATACCAACAGT ATATTTTTAGTGTTAAAAGAGTGTTGAAGGACATGAGAAAGGAACCAGCAAATTGGTCACCTCAAGGAGGCTTGATGGAAGGCTCTGGCAAAGTTGTTTTAACTGCTGTTGcaat aaatggatgcaactttttgtttaaaatgatAGCTTGGATGTACACAGGTTCACACTCAATGTTCTCAGAATGTTTACACTCATTAGCAGACACTGTGAATCAGCTAATTCTAGCTTATGGAATTCATAAGTCGAGTCAG CAATCAAATCCCGACCACCCTTATGGGTACTCCAATATGCGTTACGTTGCATCTCTAGTGTCTGGAGTTGGTATATTTTGTGTAGGAGCTGGCTTATCTGTTTACCATGGAATTACTG GCATATTCAATCCTGACCCAATAGGATCTTTTTATTGG GCATTTTTTATATTGGGAGGATCGTTGGTTTCAGAAAGTGCAACCTTATTGGTAGCTATTAATTCTCTGAAGAAGGGAGCTAGCAAAGCAGAAATGAGTTTCTGGGAATATG TTAAGCGAGGACAGGATCCGAGCGTTAATGTTGTATTATTGGAAGATTTAGCAGCG GTACTAGGAGTTATGGTAGCCGGAAGCTGTATGGCTGTTGCGACACACTTAAACTCTCCGATCCCAGATGCCATTGGATCACTGTTGGTTGGAATTGTTTTAGGAGCAGTTGCATCATTCATTATATATTCCAATTCTGCGGCACTCGTTGGCCGTTCTATTCCATTGA GCAGTATACAGCAAATAAATTCAGAATTAGAACGTGATCTCATGATTCGAGCTGTTCACGACGTAAAG GGGATCGATATGGGTTCTGGCCTGGTACGCTATAAAGCTGAAGTGGATTTTGACGGAAGAGAACTAACACGGTCATATTTAGACAAACAAGATTTGGAAATGATGTTAGAAGAAGTTcgaaatatgaaaaacataAACGAAATGGAAGCATTTATGTTGAAGCATGGTGAAAATATCG TTGATCTTCTCGGTGCTGAAATCGATCGTATTGAAAACGCGTTAAgg aaaaaacaTCCTGAAGTGAGGCATTGTGATTTGGAACTACTATAG
- the LOC124202964 gene encoding zinc transporter 9-like isoform X2 has product MERNFITPVRAMNDFFLKPSDLEILRKTRRRSPYESEPPITVYWLKDVEAKALEVWGSQEALDRERKKKTEELKRYQQYIFSVKRVLKDMRKEPANWSPQGGLMEGSGKVVLTAVAINGCNFLFKMIAWMYTGSHSMFSECLHSLADTVNQLILAYGIHKSSQQSNPDHPYGYSNMRYVASLVSGVGIFCVGAGLSVYHGITGIFNPDPIGSFYWAFFILGGSLVSESATLLVAINSLKKGASKAEMSFWEYVKRGQDPSVNVVLLEDLAAVLGVMVAGSCMAVATHLNSPIPDAIGSLLVGIVLGAVASFIIYSNSAALVGRSIPLSSIQQINSELERDLMIRAVHDVKGIDMGSGLVRYKAEVDFDGRELTRSYLDKQDLEMMLEEVRNMKNINEMEAFMLKHGENIVDLLGAEIDRIENALRKKHPEVRHCDLELL; this is encoded by the exons atggaaagaaatttcattACTCCTGTCAGAGCaatgaatgattttttcttaaagcCAAGTGATTTAGAGATTTTGAGGAAAACAAGACGCAGATCTCCTTATGAAAGTGAACCACCAATAact gtATATTGGCTGAAAGATGTGGAAgcaaa AGCGTTAGAAGTATGGGGCAGTCAAGAAGCTCTAgaccgtgaaagaaaaaagaagacagaAGAACTAAAGAGATACCAACAGT ATATTTTTAGTGTTAAAAGAGTGTTGAAGGACATGAGAAAGGAACCAGCAAATTGGTCACCTCAAGGAGGCTTGATGGAAGGCTCTGGCAAAGTTGTTTTAACTGCTGTTGcaat aaatggatgcaactttttgtttaaaatgatAGCTTGGATGTACACAGGTTCACACTCAATGTTCTCAGAATGTTTACACTCATTAGCAGACACTGTGAATCAGCTAATTCTAGCTTATGGAATTCATAAGTCGAGTCAG CAATCAAATCCCGACCACCCTTATGGGTACTCCAATATGCGTTACGTTGCATCTCTAGTGTCTGGAGTTGGTATATTTTGTGTAGGAGCTGGCTTATCTGTTTACCATGGAATTACTG GCATATTCAATCCTGACCCAATAGGATCTTTTTATTGG GCATTTTTTATATTGGGAGGATCGTTGGTTTCAGAAAGTGCAACCTTATTGGTAGCTATTAATTCTCTGAAGAAGGGAGCTAGCAAAGCAGAAATGAGTTTCTGGGAATATG TTAAGCGAGGACAGGATCCGAGCGTTAATGTTGTATTATTGGAAGATTTAGCAGCG GTACTAGGAGTTATGGTAGCCGGAAGCTGTATGGCTGTTGCGACACACTTAAACTCTCCGATCCCAGATGCCATTGGATCACTGTTGGTTGGAATTGTTTTAGGAGCAGTTGCATCATTCATTATATATTCCAATTCTGCGGCACTCGTTGGCCGTTCTATTCCATTGA GCAGTATACAGCAAATAAATTCAGAATTAGAACGTGATCTCATGATTCGAGCTGTTCACGACGTAAAG GGGATCGATATGGGTTCTGGCCTGGTACGCTATAAAGCTGAAGTGGATTTTGACGGAAGAGAACTAACACGGTCATATTTAGACAAACAAGATTTGGAAATGATGTTAGAAGAAGTTcgaaatatgaaaaacataAACGAAATGGAAGCATTTATGTTGAAGCATGGTGAAAATATCG TTGATCTTCTCGGTGCTGAAATCGATCGTATTGAAAACGCGTTAAgg aaaaaacaTCCTGAAGTGAGGCATTGTGATTTGGAACTACTATAG